Proteins encoded in a region of the Pieris rapae chromosome 10, ilPieRapa1.1, whole genome shotgun sequence genome:
- the LOC110994011 gene encoding uncharacterized protein LOC110994011 — translation MANSHISLLDLSKQLFFEIDDATKKQLCFTETLVISCGHCEGDVRDEASASEWTCEESSDSDITVVKPSSFIRERNEVEPESPAEKEPDETEEDFHFFFFPDCSKPLPAPDSVTSIIIENGLPKVNPAVLNKEFCSCEKDKKGECPCHTKVPCRCGAKTKAECKCQHLENICICDDGKPQVVCTCKPSNVCVCHPDSSPRPVCTCAQVDKPCICKSGTFPCPVCTCEHKPHFLSMENHEEKGEEYGEDLAEEEVKTVVQIPEETEKEPCICQKPEKVVKPICFCKKGRECICEQDVCICGVQPSCVCEKVEEEEPPCKDDDNKSICSCPVVPLCTCFAESPEMCKCFPKPQVCTCGDPENCRCFKSCECTDPCICDTAPPKEEGICTCPDNKTILAGGLICTCPRKKPVQRKLKRTRAGKHGYRWCHDVDPKHTYFDYGYGRHDKISYKEEEREKIKILGLHEEKVDDAGPCPVHEIKAPAYVKKIRKPSLDCCSAVGGISISVETLGEDEAKFLVQVVSHSSKDGAKTGSKLVSILDCNLHTMEESRSEQITKKDATKERRSYMTICESGYYNKVTRICGERHFVRRIYHSFEDARNFLLEGANIVLLRYLGISRHKGTIKTDTVLIDGVICESLYVCPGTSQAIVNGKPLFVVKVERHIIEPSGFIHQTLIVLTLKGYLVSHEWADNSYIIHLNPLLRVVPEKDEIEPHAPTREKWREDLQLFSDYLDFKSTRSSEGGRYVTENGELAGTIRDYLQTLLLLRPHDALHFTKHYFGAALSALDLPHNEYFDPCTKHVRYYFFEE, via the exons atggcaaATTCTCATATTTCTTTACTAGATTTGTcaaaacagttattttttgaaatcg ATGACGCaacaaagaaacaattatGCTTCACTGAAACGTTAGTGATCAGTTGTGGACATTGCGAAGGTGACGTTCGGGATGAGGCTTCCGCTTCCGAATGGACATGTGAAGAGTCCTCAGACAGCGACATAACCGTGGTCAAGCCATCTAGTTTCATTCGAGAACGAAATGAAGTCGAGCCAGAATCACCAGCTGAAAAAGAACCAGATGAGACTGAGgaagattttcatttttttttctttcctgATTGCTCAAAACCACTCCCCGCACCAGATAGCGTAACCAGTATAATTATTGAGAATGGTTTGCCAAAAGTAAACCCAGCTGTGTTAAATAAAGAGTTTTGTTCCTGTGAAAAGGATAAGAAAGGAGAATGCCCCTGCCATACCAAAGTACCATGTAGATGTGGCGCAAAAACGAAAGCGGAGTGTAAATGCCAGCATTTGGAAAATATCTGCATATGTGACGATGGCAAACCGCAAGTGGTATGCACATGTAAACCAAGTAACGTTTGTGTATGTCATCCTGATTCTAGCCCAAGACCTGTTTGCACCTGTGCACAAGTTGATAAACCTTGTATTTGCAAATCAGGCACGTTCCCATGTCCCGTATGTACATGTGAACACAAACCTCACTTTCTTTCTATGGAAAATCATGAAGAAAAGGGCGAAGAGTATGGCGAGGACCTAGCTGAAGAAGAAGTTAAAACTGTTGTGCAAATTCCAGAAGAAACTGAAAAGGAACCATGTATCTGTCAGAAGCCAGAAAAAGTGGTGAAACCGATATGTTTTTGCAAGAAAGGCAGGGAATGCATCTGTGAGCAAGACGTATGTATATGTGGAGTGCAACCATCTTGCGTCTGCGAGAAAGTCGAAGAAGAAGAACCACCCTGTAAGGATGACGATAACAAATCTATCTGCAGCTGTCCTGTTGTTCCACTGTGCACTTGTTTTGCGGAATCCCCTGAAATGTGCAAGTGCTTTCCAAAACCACAAGTTTGCACTTGTGGAGATCCAGAAAACTGTAGATGCTTTAAAAGTTGTGAATGCACCGACCCTTGCATTTGTGATACTGCACCACCTAAAGAGGAAGGGATATGTACGTGCCCAGATAATAAAACGATTTTGGCGGGAGGTCTCATTTGTACGTGTCCACGCAAAAAGCCAGtccaaagaaaattaaaaagaacaaGGGCCGGTAAGCATGGCTACCGTTGGTGTCACGACGTCGATcccaaacatacatattttgattatgGATATGGGAGACATGATAAAATATCGTACAAGGAGGAAGAAAGAGagaaaattaagattttaggTCTTCACGAAGAAAAAGTTGATGATGCTGGACCATGTCCTGTTCATGAAATAAAAGCACCTGcatatgtaaagaaaatacGTAAGCCATCATTGGATTGCTGCAGCGCTGTTGGGG gAATAAGTATTAGTGTGGAAACTTTAGGTGAGGATGAGGCGAAATTTTTGGTTCAAGTTGTTTCTCATTCATCAAAAGACGGAGCTAAAACTGGGTCAAAGCTTGTCAGTATTTTAGATTGCAATTTACATACAATGGAGGAAAGTAGGAGCGA ACAAATTACAAAGAAAGACGCAACGAAGGAGCGTCGGAGTTATATGACAATTTGTGAGAGCGGCTATTACAATAAAGTGACCCGCATTTGTGGGGAGCGCCATTTTGTAAGGCGCATTTACCATTCGTTTGAAGATGCCCGCAATTTTTTACTAGAAGGGGCTAACATTGTTCTGCTGCGATATTTGGGGATCAGCCGACACAAGGGCACAATCAAGACTGACACTGTACTCATTGATGGTGTTATATGTGAAAGTTTATAC GTATGTCCTGGTACTAGTCAAGCTATTGTCAATGGGAAGCCGTTGTTTGTGGTCAAAGTGGAACGGCATATAATAGAACCATCTGGATTTATTCATCAAACACTGATTGTTCTTACTCTTAAAG GATACCTTGTAAGTCACGAATGGGCAGATAATAGTTACATAATCCACTTAAACCCATTGTTACGTGTCGTCCCCGAAAAGGATGAAATAGAGCCCCATGCCCCAACGCGAGAGAAATGGAGGGAGGACCTGCAGTTATTTTCGGATTATCTGGACTTTAAG AGTACCCGCTCATCAGAAGGCGGCCGGTACGTGACTGAGAATGGCGAATTGGCTGGCACCATCCGTGACTATCTTCAGACATTACTGTTGCTACGCCCTCACGATGCCTTGCATTTCACCAAGCATTATTTTGGTGCGGCATTGTCGGCTCTCGACTTACCTCATAACGAATATTTCGACCCATGCACTAAGCAtgttagatattatttttttgaggaataa